In the Paenibacillus sp. FSL R7-0337 genome, CTTGAGCTCACAGGCGGTCAGGCTTCTTTCGGCGACTCCGCATCCAAGGGCGCGAAGCTGGCGGTTCAGCAGATCAACGCCGCAGGCGGTGTACTCGGCAAGCAGCTGGAACTGGTAGTTGCAGACAATGCATCGAAGTCTGAAGAAGCTACCCAGGCGGCACAGAAGCTGATCACCAATGACAAGGTCGTGACCATTATCGGCGCATCCACTTCGACCAACACGCTGGGGATCGTTCCGGTAGCTACGGAGAAAAAGATTCCGCTTGTCTCGGTAGGGGCTACCAATCCGAAGGTTACTGTGGATGAGCGCAGCGGCAATGTCAATGAATACGTGTTCCGCGCGGCGTTCATCGATCCGTTCCAGGGTGAGGTAATGGCTAACTTTGCGCTCGATTCCCTGAAGGCTAAGACGGCTGTCATCTACACCGATACTTCGTCCGACTACTCCAAGGGTCTGCAAAAGTTCTTCGAAGAGACCTTCAAGGCTAAAGGCGGCGAGGTGCTGAGCCAGGAGTCTTACCAGCAGAAGGATTCGGACTTCAAGGCAGTTCTGACCCGCATCAAAGCAGCGAACCCGGATGTCATCTACCTGCCTGGTTATTATGAAGAAGTAGGTAAAATTGTGAAGCAGGCCCGTGAAATGGGCATCACCGTTCCGTTTCTGGGCGGCGACGGCTGGGATTCCCCGCAGCTGGCGGAAATCGCCGGTGCCAAAGCGCTGGAGAATACGTTCATGTCCAATCACTACTCGCCTGAAGATACAGCACCTGAAGTAACCAGCTTCGTGGACGCCTACAAAGCGGCTAACGGCGGAGCGGTTCCCGATGGGATGGCGGCCCTGGGTTATGATGCCCTGAAGCTGGTGGCTGATGCGATCACCCGTGCGGGTGAAGCTGATCCGGCCAAGATCACCGAAGCGCTGGCAGCGACTAAGGATCTGCAGCTTGCTACAGGCAAAATCACCCTGAACGACAAGCATGACCCGGTCAAAGCGGCGGTTGTGCTGAAATTTGTTGACGGGAAGCAAACCTTTGAGACCAAGGTTAATCCTTAAGGAGCGAAATTGCATATACTAAGGTGAAGGGAACGGGCCGCCGGGCCGCAGGAGGCCAGGGGGCCTCTTGCCTCACCTTAACCATGAAGAGGAAGGCCCCGAAGGGGAGCCTTTCTTTTCGCATCTCACAAGGATAAAATGTTGACTATACTTACACAACTAAGCAGATGCTTCCGAAGCGAGTTGTGCCGGTGAGATATCAAGGAAGGCTATGCTAACACAACTTTGAGGGGGAATCGGCATGATTATTGGCGTACCCGCAGAAATCAAGAATAACGAGAACCGCGTCGCCATCACCCCGGCCGGGGTGGAAGCGCTCCGGAAGGCAGGTCATGAAGTCTACATCCAAGCTTCAGCCGGAGCAGGCAGCGGCATGGGTGACAAGGAATACTCAGATAAAGGTGCAGTGATTCTGGATACGGCTGCTGAGGTCTGGAGCAAGGCAGAGATGATTATCAAGGTGAAGGAGCCGCTGCCGGAGGAGTACGGTTATTTCCGCAAAGGCTTGATTCTATTCACCTATCTGCATCTGGCACCTGAAGCGGAGCTGACCAAAGCGCTGGTGGAGAGCAGTGTGACCGCCGTGGGCTATGAGACGATTCAACTTGAGGACGGCTCGCTGCCGCTGCTGATTCCGATGAGTGAGGTCGCCGGACGCATGGCGGTGCAGATTGGTGCCGGGCTGCTGGAGAAGCCGCATGGCGGCAAAGGCGTTCTGCTGGGCGGGGTACCTGGCGTACAACCGGGAGAGGTGGTCATTGTCGGCGGCGGAATTGTCGGCACAAATGCGGCGAAGATAGCACTGGGCATGGGGGCACGTGTCACCGTTCTGGATCTGAATGCGGGCCGTCTGCGCGCGCTGGATGATATTTTTGGCGGACGGCTGGTGACCGTGATGTCGGATTCCTATCATCTGGAGCAGGCTGTGCGCCGGGCGGATCTGCTGATCGGGGCAGTGCTGATTCCCGGTGCCCGTGCGCCGAAGCTGGTTAAGGAGTATATGGTGAAGCAGATGGAAGAGGGCTCTGTCATCGTGGATGTTGCAATTGATCAGGGCGGGTCGATTGAGACCATTGACCGGATCACCACACATGAGAACCCGACGTATGTGAAGCATGGCGTAGTCCACTACGCCGTAGCCAACATGCCTGGAGCGGTCGCCCGGACTTCGACACTGGCGCTGACCAATGTGACGATCCCCTACGCGCTACAGATTGCCAATCTGGGCATTCATGCGGCTGCGGTGAAGAACGCGGCGCTTGCGCGCGGCCTGAATGTGGTAGCTGGACAGGTGACCAATGCTGCGGTGGCCGGGAGTCTGGGGTATGAATACGCGGATGGAATCCAGGTGCTGGCTGCGGGCGGGGAGAAGTGATCTTAAGAGGGGAGAAGCAGAGACTGCACACTGTAGTTCTCCCCGTATTTTCCAGGAAAGTTGACCTTCAAAAAAAGGCTTGTCAAATGGACTAAGGTTTGATATACTCATTTTTGTTGTCACAAAGAAAAAACATAAATTTGGCTCGTTGGTCAAGGGGTTAAGACACCTCCCTTTCACGGAGGTAACATGGGTTCGAATCCCATACGAGTCACCAATATGCGGTAGTGGTGGAATGGCAGACACGCTATCTTGAGGGGGTAGTGGGTGTATACCCGTGGAGGTTCGAGTCCTCTCTACCGCATACTAGGAAATGAGCAGGAACTCTTGAATGATCAAGGGTTTCTGTTTTTTTATTATTATTAACTCAACTTTCGCACCTAGAAAAATGGCTTAAACCCTTGAGCGCGTAAGGAGAATTCTGTAGGTTTACTTGTATTTACAAAACACACCTCGCTTTTCCAAACTTTTTGCCACTCTTCACCTTGGAAAAACCTTAAGGCAAGTGGTATTTCAAATCTTTAGATCTTTCCAGTTTAGCCATTTTTCAAATCGTATTCTCGTTAGTTTTCGAAGGAAAGAACTGGTTTCAGCTTCTGGAAAGCGACCGCTTTGCTCCACTTAATTTTGTCATGCTGTCTTCCGCTAAAATCACCAACCGGGTATGCGAAATGTCTAGGGCTCTCTCCAAGCGCAGTCATGGGTACAAACGCCGGCTGGAGGCTTTTTTCGGAAACCAGATGCGGCCCTTGCTATGCTAAAACAGGCACTGCATACAGGATTTACCGCCGACTACGTCCTTATGGATAGCTGGTTTACACAAGCTCCACTTCTTCGTGAGCTTGCGGCCCAGGGGCTTCCTGTTATTGGTATGGTGAAAGAGATGAAGCGGCGTTATCTCGCGCAAGGCAAGCGACTGACACTGCGTGAGGTATTTCAAAGCCTTCCTGCCTCGAGGGCAAAAGACATTAAAGGCTCCGTCATCGTACAAACAGCTTGTGGACTACCCATAAAGCTTGTTTTTGTCCGCAACCGGAATGAAAAACGGGAATGGCTAGCCATTTTAAGTACCGATGTGACGCTGGATGCCGTTGAGATTGTAGGGTTCTACGGCATGTTCCGTTTTAAACAATACGGTAACAGCGAGGCCACTGAAAAACTAACCTTTCCTGGTAAAGTCACAATCATATCTCAAAAAGACGACATCCATTCGTTTCTTCCGAATGGATGTCGTCTTTTTCTTGTTATTATTAACTTTCGTTTACTCCAAGAACCTAAGGGTAACATAATCTTAGGGAGGGGAGGAGCCCTGCTTTGTTTACGTTTCTCAAGGAGGTACGAATGAGTGAATGCCAAGCGGCTAACGAAACCTAAGGAAAAAGTTCAAGAACTCCAAGGAAAGTTAGGTC is a window encoding:
- the ald gene encoding alanine dehydrogenase, whose translation is MIIGVPAEIKNNENRVAITPAGVEALRKAGHEVYIQASAGAGSGMGDKEYSDKGAVILDTAAEVWSKAEMIIKVKEPLPEEYGYFRKGLILFTYLHLAPEAELTKALVESSVTAVGYETIQLEDGSLPLLIPMSEVAGRMAVQIGAGLLEKPHGGKGVLLGGVPGVQPGEVVIVGGGIVGTNAAKIALGMGARVTVLDLNAGRLRALDDIFGGRLVTVMSDSYHLEQAVRRADLLIGAVLIPGARAPKLVKEYMVKQMEEGSVIVDVAIDQGGSIETIDRITTHENPTYVKHGVVHYAVANMPGAVARTSTLALTNVTIPYALQIANLGIHAAAVKNAALARGLNVVAGQVTNAAVAGSLGYEYADGIQVLAAGGEK
- a CDS encoding ABC transporter substrate-binding protein codes for the protein MKKIGAIILSTVLTAVLASGCGNNTENSGNSASGGNTAGGTIKIGADLELTGGQASFGDSASKGAKLAVQQINAAGGVLGKQLELVVADNASKSEEATQAAQKLITNDKVVTIIGASTSTNTLGIVPVATEKKIPLVSVGATNPKVTVDERSGNVNEYVFRAAFIDPFQGEVMANFALDSLKAKTAVIYTDTSSDYSKGLQKFFEETFKAKGGEVLSQESYQQKDSDFKAVLTRIKAANPDVIYLPGYYEEVGKIVKQAREMGITVPFLGGDGWDSPQLAEIAGAKALENTFMSNHYSPEDTAPEVTSFVDAYKAANGGAVPDGMAALGYDALKLVADAITRAGEADPAKITEALAATKDLQLATGKITLNDKHDPVKAAVVLKFVDGKQTFETKVNP